The proteins below come from a single Polynucleobacter sp. MWH-UH23A genomic window:
- the nuoE gene encoding NADH-quinone oxidoreductase subunit NuoE yields the protein MTTTLQLSDKTLADIARNVAKYPPEQKQSAVMASLIAAQTEVGWVSPEVIATVAQILEMPTIAVEEVATFYNMYNTKPIGKYKLVICTNLPCQLTHGETAATYLKETLGIGFNETTPCGTFTLKEGECMGACGDSPVMLVNDKRMCSFMSKEKIDALLNELRAEGKAA from the coding sequence ATGACAACAACTCTTCAACTATCCGATAAAACGCTGGCAGATATTGCCCGCAATGTTGCGAAATATCCCCCAGAGCAAAAGCAGTCTGCAGTAATGGCTTCATTGATCGCCGCCCAAACTGAGGTGGGTTGGGTATCACCAGAGGTGATTGCTACTGTTGCTCAAATTTTAGAAATGCCAACGATTGCAGTTGAGGAAGTGGCAACTTTCTACAACATGTACAACACCAAACCGATTGGCAAGTACAAATTGGTAATCTGCACAAACTTGCCATGCCAGTTAACACATGGTGAAACCGCAGCTACATACTTAAAAGAAACTTTAGGTATCGGCTTTAACGAAACTACTCCATGCGGTACGTTTACCCTTAAAGAGGGCGAGTGCATGGGTGCTTGTGGTGACTCACCTGTCATGTTGGTAAATGACAAGCGCATGTGCAGCTTTATGAGTAAAGAAAAGATTGATGCTCTATTAAATGAGCTCCGTGCAGAAGGGAAAGCAGCATGA
- a CDS encoding NADH-quinone oxidoreductase subunit D, translating to MAQIKNYTLNFGPQHPAAHGVLRLVLELDGEVIQRADPHIGLLHRATEKLAETRTWIQNVPYMDRLDYVSMMSNEHAYVMAIEKLLQVDVPLRAQYIRVMYDELTRLLNHLLWIGCHGLDVGAMAVFLYAFRDREDIFDMYEAVSGARMHAAYYRPGGVYRDLPDQMAQYNKSKIRSASALKRLNENRSGTLLDFIEQFSNGFDANVDEYCNLLTDNRIWKQRLVNIGVVSPERALQLGFTGPMLRGSGIEWDLRKKQPYEVYDRLDFDIPVGVNGDSYDRYLVRMEEMRQSNRIIKQCVAWLKANPGPVMSDNHKVSPPKRVDMKTNMEELIHHFKLFTEGIHVPDGEAYSAVEHPKGEFGIYLISDGANKPYRMKIRAPGFVHLSAMDEMSRGHMLADAVTIIGTQDIVFGEIDR from the coding sequence ATGGCACAGATTAAGAACTACACCCTCAATTTTGGTCCTCAGCATCCTGCGGCACACGGCGTTTTACGCCTTGTTCTTGAGCTTGATGGCGAGGTAATTCAGCGTGCAGACCCACATATTGGTTTATTGCATCGCGCTACCGAAAAATTAGCGGAGACACGTACTTGGATTCAGAACGTTCCATACATGGATCGTTTGGACTATGTATCTATGATGTCCAATGAGCATGCTTATGTTATGGCAATCGAAAAATTGCTGCAAGTGGATGTTCCATTGCGCGCTCAATACATTCGCGTTATGTATGACGAGCTCACACGCTTGTTGAACCACTTGCTTTGGATTGGTTGCCACGGATTAGACGTCGGCGCGATGGCAGTGTTCTTGTACGCATTCCGTGACCGTGAAGATATCTTTGATATGTACGAGGCAGTATCAGGTGCTCGTATGCATGCCGCTTACTATCGTCCGGGTGGCGTATATCGTGATTTGCCAGATCAAATGGCTCAGTACAACAAATCCAAGATTCGCAGTGCATCAGCTCTAAAACGTTTAAATGAAAACCGTAGCGGAACATTACTTGATTTCATTGAGCAATTTAGCAATGGCTTTGATGCAAACGTTGATGAGTATTGCAATCTTCTGACTGATAACCGTATTTGGAAGCAACGTCTCGTGAACATCGGCGTGGTAAGCCCTGAGCGTGCTTTGCAATTAGGCTTCACTGGCCCAATGCTTCGTGGCTCTGGTATTGAATGGGATTTGCGTAAGAAGCAGCCATACGAAGTGTATGACCGCCTCGACTTTGATATTCCAGTGGGTGTAAATGGTGATTCTTATGACCGCTATTTAGTTCGCATGGAAGAAATGCGCCAATCAAATCGCATTATTAAACAGTGCGTTGCTTGGTTAAAAGCAAATCCTGGTCCTGTGATGAGCGATAACCATAAGGTTTCTCCACCTAAGCGCGTGGATATGAAAACCAATATGGAAGAATTGATTCACCACTTTAAGTTATTTACTGAGGGCATTCACGTTCCAGATGGTGAGGCGTACTCCGCCGTTGAGCATCCTAAGGGTGAGTTTGGTATCTATTTGATTTCTGATGGAGCCAATAAGCCATACCGCATGAAGATTCGTGCGCCAGGATTTGTTCATTTGTCGGCGATGGATGAGATGTCTCGTGGTCATATGCTGGCTGATGCTGTAACCATTATTGGTACGCAAGATATTGTGTTCGGGGAGATTGACCGCTAA
- a CDS encoding NADH-quinone oxidoreductase subunit C, whose amino-acid sequence MSDRLVQLATNLEKVLGQRIQSVEIALGEVTVTVKADAYLESALMLRDDPSLAFEQLIDLCGVDYQDYRDGTWSGQRFGVVSHLLSLEHNWRLRVRVFAPDDSYPLLASITSVWNSANWFEREAFDLYGIIFEGHEDLRRILTDYGFIGHPFRKDFPISGNVEMRYDPELKRVVYQPVTIEAREITPRIVREEQYGGQA is encoded by the coding sequence ATGTCAGATCGTTTGGTTCAATTAGCCACTAACCTAGAAAAAGTTTTGGGTCAGCGTATCCAATCAGTTGAGATCGCTCTTGGCGAAGTAACAGTTACCGTAAAAGCAGATGCTTATCTTGAGTCTGCTTTGATGCTTCGCGATGATCCATCCTTAGCGTTTGAACAATTAATTGATTTATGTGGCGTTGATTACCAAGATTACCGTGATGGTACTTGGAGCGGTCAACGCTTTGGCGTTGTCAGTCACTTATTGTCTTTAGAGCATAACTGGCGTTTGCGCGTACGCGTATTTGCTCCAGATGATAGCTATCCATTGCTTGCTTCTATTACTTCGGTTTGGAACTCTGCTAACTGGTTCGAACGTGAAGCATTTGACCTCTACGGAATCATTTTTGAAGGTCACGAAGATCTACGCCGCATCTTGACTGACTATGGCTTTATCGGTCATCCATTTAGAAAAGATTTCCCAATTAGCGGTAACGTGGAAATGCGTTATGACCCCGAGTTAAAGCGCGTTGTTTATCAGCCAGTAACGATTGAAGCACGTGAAATTACTCCTCGCATTGTTCGTGAAGAGCAGTATGGAGGTCAGGCTTAA